A DNA window from Mya arenaria isolate MELC-2E11 chromosome 17, ASM2691426v1 contains the following coding sequences:
- the LOC128224698 gene encoding membrane primary amine oxidase-like produces the protein MAATPTPESEFSDIALTEADQQNGTSRISTAGTSGPWTQSGSYSKKVKVANALPGVTFTKVTPNRTVFVYSSAGAILFILGVGLGIVIGHFGIKMEVSTENLDGESSIAERVASSSSPEPFMTTEAPCACPRDSTTSALHTTTPPQCRQCPEINPDQSVGNEAASSPFSVLTEYELNLAIRILKVRNYISPTGNGLELNRAASVEMFPVDKTLVLDYLDNNGAFPGRFAKVMVVRGSLGDIMEYKVGPLHVPEDQINVNALTNEGEISFNARPFDPAEHYKLLQVMNPHTRAMDKVLSESFDGASFENKNINPNFYSRPSVDQNDRTSGVYLYLPGMGYPTLTMVPVSCVLHHPGADSSTWFASDFYYLGQGPFASGIELQAAYDRGELRKIRFPEGYRAATGNKFTLKLNDSLPPRPLADIPPPRSYETEGPRFVIKGHRISWLGWEFEYSSSRLMGPRIFDVKFQGTRIAYEISLQDITLIYSSQNNGAGPPALSDTVFSLGSYSSPRYGIDCPDRGKTISVARYSFANIKTSQSACVFEADGQEPLWRHSRSGLADHYLVVRAAMDLGNYDYTLEWRFHLDGSLETLLTASGYLYGAFWDVGDPSVSLHPDEPSVTPFGYRISDYLIGPIHDHTFAFKVDLDILGTNNSFEMIHWKSGTTLDAFQSRYNISEKPGFFFFNHTRFISPEFLENEQGFVSDPLKPKYFTVVNENERNVWGNRRGYRVIPYSNMAENLSPDHVMMDAWGHMRHQLAVTRRKESEQHATASWYDLQFPVRPVGGFGNLLDNETIRNTDLVLWVNEKFLHAPTAEDLPMTINVRSGFKLKPHNYFDRTPVFDVPSHYSRYKDAYVFEEPCFEPVP, from the coding sequence ATGGCAGCCACGCCAACGCCGGAGAGCGAATTCAGTGATATAGCGCTGACAGAAGCGGACCAGCAGAATGGAACCAGCCGTATCTCTACTGCTGGAACTTCCGGCCCGTGGACGCAGTCGGGTAGCTACTCCaagaaggtcaaggtcgcaaACGCGTTGCCAGGCGTAACGTTCACTAAAGTAACACCAAACCGAACCGTATTTGTTTATTCCTCAGCTGGTGCAATATTATTTATACTGGGAGTAGGATTAGGTATAGTGATAGGGCATTTCGGAATAAAGATGGAAGTCTCTACAGAAAACCTAGATGGTGAGTCTAGCATTGCAGAACGAGTCGCCTCTAGTTCTAGTCCTGAGCCTTTCATGACAACAGAAGCACCGTGTGCGTGTCCGAGAGATAGTACCACAAGTGCCTTGCACACGACCACGCCTCCGCAGTGTAGACAATGTCCAGAGATTAACCCGGACCAATCTGTCGGGAACGAAGCCGCCTCCTCACCGTTTTCCGTGCTGACTGAATATGAACTTAACTTAGCCATTCGCATATTGAAAGTGCGAAATTATATAAGTCCGACGGGAAACGGACTGGAACTTAACCGTGCAGCTAGTGTAGAAATGTTTCCGGTTGACAAAACACTTGTCTTGGATTATCTGGATAATAACGGTGCATTTCCAGGACGTTTTGCAAAGGTGATGGTGGTCCGTGGAAGTCTAGGGGATATAATGGAATACAAGGTGGGGCCGTTACACGTACCGGAAGATCAGATCAATGTGAACGCTCTTACCAATGAGGGGGAGATATCTTTCAACGCACGTCCTTTCGACCCTGCTGAGCATTACAAATTACTGCAAGTTATGAACCCTCATACACGTGCAATGGATAAAGTTCTGAGTGAAAGTTTCGATGGGGcgtcatttgaaaacaaaaatatcaaccCCAACTTTTATTCTCGGCCCTCCGTCGACCAAAATGACCGGACGTCCGgtgtgtatttatatttaccCGGGATGGGTTATCCAACCTTGACCATGGTTCCGGTCAGTTGCGTTTTGCATCACCCTGGGGCGGATTCCAGCACGTGGTTTGCCTCTGACTTCTACTATCTAGGTCAAGGGCCGTTTGCTAGCGGAATAGAGCTACAGGCCGCTTACGATCGGGGGGAACTGAGGAAGATCAGATTTCCGGAGGGTTACCGTGCAGCTACGGGAAACAAGTTTACATTGAAACTCAACGATTCACTTCCACCCCGCCCTCTCGCAGACATCCCACCTCCAAGGTCATATGAGACGGAGGGACCAAGGTTTGTCATAAAAGGTCATCGCATTTCATGGTTGGGCTGGGAATTTGAGTACAGTTCAAGTAGACTGATGGGACCGCGCATATTCGACGTTAAGTTTCAAGGCACTCGAATCGCGTACGAGATTTCGCTACAAGACATAACTCTTATATATTCATCACAAAACAATGGCGCTGGGCCCCCGGCACTCAGTGACACCGTGTTCTCTCTGGGATCTTACAGCTCCCCGAGGTATGGAATCGACTGTCCGGACAGGGGGAAAACCATTTCTGTAGCTAGGTACTCttttgcaaacataaaaacatCTCAGTCAGCTTGTGTGTTCGAGGCAGACGGACAGGAACCACTTTGGCGTCACAGTCGCTCCGGGCTCGCCGACCATTACCTCGTGGTTCGGGCCGCCATGGACCTTGGTAACTATGACTACACGCTCGAGTGGCGCTTCCATCTCGATGGATCCTTAGAGACGCTTTTAACTGCTTCCGGATACCTGTACGGAGCATTCTGGGATGTTGGAGATCCCAGTGTTAGCTTGCATCCCGACGAACCAAGTGTTACGCCTTTTGGTTACAGAATTTCAGACTATTTGATCGGCCCTATTCATGACCACACATTTGCATTCAAAGTCGACCTAGATATATTGGGtacaaacaacagttttgaaatgATCCATTGGAAGTCAGGGACAACTCTTGACGCATTTCAAAGTCGGTACAACATATCAGAAAAACCTGGATTTTTCTTTTTCAACCACACACGCTTTATATCACCAGAATTTCTTGAAAACGAACAAGGCTTTGTGAGCGATCCATTAAAACCTAAATATTTCACGGTGGTAAACGAAAATGAACGTAACGTGTGGGGAAACCGACGTGGGTACCGAGTGATTCCCTACTCCAACATGGCGGAGAATCTCTCGCCTGATCACGTGATGATGGATGCTTGGGGACATATGCGTCACCAGCTAGCAGTCACGCGCCGGAAGGAGAGCGAGCAGCACGCGACCGCTTCGTGGTATGACCTTCAATTTCCGGTCCGACCTGTAGGCGGGTTCGGTAATCTCCTTGACAACGAAACAATACGGAATACGGACCTAGTGTTATGGGTAAACGAGAAATTTCTGCACGCGCCTACCGCCGAGGACCTCCCAATGACTATCAACGTTCGCAGCGGCTTTAAGCTGAAGCCACATAACTACTTTGACCGGACGCCGGTGTTTGACGTGCCCTCGCATTATTCGAGATATAAGGACGCCTACGTGTTCGAAGAACCGTGCTTTGAACCTGTGCCTTGA
- the LOC128222815 gene encoding membrane primary amine oxidase-like: MPATPTMESEFSDIALTETDQQNGTGRIHTSGTSGPWTQSGSYSKKVKAANTLSDITFTKVTSTKTVLLYGLAGAIIFVVGVGLGIVIGHFGIKKDDSSKTPYNEASIAERLTSSSYPGPFMTTEAPCACPRDSTTGALPPTTPPQCRQCTVINPDQSVGNEAASSPFSVLTEYELILAIRILKERNYISPTGNGLELNRAASVEMFPVDKALVLDYLDNNGAFPGRFAKVMVVRGSLGDIMEYKVGPLHVPEDQINVKALTNEGEISFNARPYDPAEYYNLVQVMNPHTSAMDKVLSESFDGASFKNRNINPNFYPRPSVDPNDRTSGVYLYLSGMGYPTLTMVPVSCVLHHPGADSSTWFASDFYYLGQGPFASGIELQAAYDRGELRKIRFPEGYRAATGNKFTLKLNDSLPPRPLADIPPPRSYETEGPRFVIKGHRISWLGWEFEYSSSRLMGPRIFDVKFQGTRIAYEISLQDITLIYSSQNNGAGPPALSDTVFSLGSYSSPRYGIDCPDRGKTISVAMYSFANIKTSQSACVFEADGQEPLWRHSRSGLADHYLVVRAAMNLGNYDYTLEWRFHLDGSLETLLTASGYLYGAFWDVGDPSVSLHPDEPSVTPFGYRISDYLIGPIHDHTYAFKVDLDILGTNNSFEMIHWKSGTTLDAFQSRYNISEKPGFFFFNHTRFISPEFLENEQGFVSDPLKPKYFTVVNENERNVWGNRRGYRVIPYSNMAENLSPDHVMMDAWGHMRHQLAVTRRKESEQHATASWYDLQYPVRPVGGIGNILDNETIRNTDLVLWVNEKFLHAPTSEDLPMTINVRSGFKLKPYNYFDRTPVFDVPSHYSKYIDAYVFEEPCYEPVP, encoded by the coding sequence ATGCCAGCCACGCCAACCATGGAGAGCGAATTCAGTGATATAGCGCTGACAGAAACGGACCAGCAGAATGGCACCGGTCGCATCCACACTTCGGGAACTTCCGGCCCATGGACGCAGTCGGGTAGCTACTCCAAGAAGGTCAAGGCCGCTAACACGTTGTCGGACATTACGTTCACTAAAGTAACGTCTACCAAAACTGTACTACTCTATGGATTAGCTGGTGCAATAATATTTGTAGTGGGAGTAGGATTAGGTATTGTGATAGGGCATTTCGGAATAAAGAAGGATGACTCATCAAAAACACCATACAATGAAGCTAGCATAGCAGAGCGGCTCACCTCTAGTTCTTATCCCGGGCCTTTTATGACAACGGAAGCACCGTGTGCGTGTCCGAGAGATAGCACCACGGGTGCCTTGCCCCCGACCACGCCTCCGCAGTGTAGACAGTGTACAGTGATTAACCCGGACCAATCTGTCGGGAACGAGGCTGCCTCCTCACCGTTTTCCGTGCTTACTGAATATGAACTTATCTTAGCCATCCGCATATTGAAAGAGCGAAATTATATAAGTCCGACGGGAAACGGACTGGAACTAAACCGTGCAGCTAGTGTAGAAATGTTTCCGGTTGACAAAGCGCTTGTCTTGGATTATCTGGATAATAACGGTGCATTTCCAGGACGTTTTGCAAAGGTGATGGTGGTCCGTGGAAGTCTAGGGGATATAATGGAATACAAGGTGGGGCCGTTACACGTACCGGAAGATCAGATCAATGTGAAGGCTCTTACCAATGAGGGGGAGATATCTTTTAACGCACGTCCGTACGACCCGGCTGAGTATTACAACTTAGTGCAAGTTATGAATCCTCATACAAGTGCCATGGATAAAGTTCTGAGTGAAAGTTTCGATGGGGCGTCATTTAAAAACAGGAATATCAACCCCAACTTTTATCCTCGGCCCTCCGTCGACCCAAATGACCGGACGTCCGgtgtgtatttatatttatccgGGATGGGTTATCCGACCTTGACCATGGTTCCGGTCAGTTGCGTTTTGCATCACCCTGGGGCGGATTCCAGCACGTGGTTTGCCTCTGACTTCTACTATCTAGGTCAAGGGCCGTTTGCTAGCGGAATAGAGCTACAGGCCGCTTACGATCGGGGGGAACTGAGGAAGATCAGATTTCCGGAGGGTTACCGTGCAGCTACGGGAAACAAGTTTACATTGAAACTCAACGATTCACTTCCACCCCGACCTCTCGCGGACATACCACCTCCAAGGTCATATGAGACGGAGGGACCAAGGTTTGTCATAAAAGGTCATCGCATTTCATGGTTGGGCTGGGAGTTTGAGTATAGTTCAAGTAGACTGATGGGACCGCGCATATTCGACGTTAAGTTTCAAGGCACACGAATCGCGTACGAAATTTCGCTACAAGACATAACTCTTATATATTCATCACAAAACAACGGCGCTGGGCCCCCGGCACTCAGTGACACCGTGTTCTCTCTGGGATCTTACAGCTCCCCGAGGTATGGAATCGACTGTCCGGACAGGGGGAAAACCATCTCTGTAGCTATGTACTCTTTCGCAAACATAAAAACATCTCAGTCAGCTTGTGTGTTCGAGGCAGACGGACAGGAACCACTTTGGCGTCACAGTCGCTCCGGGCTCGCCGACCATTACCTCGTGGTTCGGGCCGCTATGAACCTTGGTAACTATGACTACACGCTCGAGTGGCGCTTCCATCTCGATGGATCCTTAGAGACGCTTCTAACAGCTTCCGGATACCTGTACGGAGCATTCTGGGATGTTGGAGATCCCAGTGTTAGCTTGCATCCCGACGAACCAAGTGTTACGCCGTTTGGCTACAGAATTTCAGACTATTTGATCGGCCCTATTCATGACCACACATATGCTTTCAAAGTCGACCTAGATATATTGGGtacaaacaacagttttgaaatgATCCATTGGAAGTCAGGGACAACTCTTGACGCATTTCAAAGTCGGTACAACATATCAGAAAAACCTGGATTTTTCTTTTTCAACCACACACGCTTTATATCACCAGAATTTCTTGAAAACGAACAAGGCTTTGTGAGCGATCCATTAAAACCTAAATATTTCACGGTGGTAAATGAAAATGAACGTAACGTGTGGGGAAACCGACGTGGGTACCGAGTGATTCCCTACTCCAACATGGCGGAGAATCTCTCGCCTGATCACGTAATGATGGATGCGTGGGGACATATGCGTCACCAGCTAGCAGTCACGCGCCGGAAGGAGAGCGAGCAGCACGCGACCGCTTCGTGGTATGACCTCCAATATCCGGTCCGACCTGTAGGTGGGATCGGTAATATCCTTGACAACGAGACAATCCGGAACACGGACCTAGTACTATGGGTAAACGAGAAGTTTCTGCACGCGCCCACCTCCGAGGACCTCCCAATGACAATCAACGTCCGCAGCGGCTTCAAGTTGAAGCCATATAACTACTTTGACAGGACGCCGGTGTTTGACGTGCCCTCGCATTATTCGAAATATATTGACGCCTACGTGTTCGAAGAACCGTGCTATGAACCTGTGCCTTGA